One window from the genome of Armatimonadota bacterium encodes:
- a CDS encoding WYL domain-containing protein, protein MKTSDAADKRPANPAQPLRRTAPASLDHDRFRRVTRLLQIVTLLQSGRGYNLAGLAAACGCCTRTMQRDLSYWRELGVPIDYETDRKSYVLAGPLPFKVLDMTVAEATAIALAEGSAIASGGLRIEDGISSAFDKIRGLVPEEVAERLDGIRSSLLTVGEARRDYSHAPLTALLDACRRGYTVSIDYNSVSTGRRTRMIEPYRVAYLNGFWMVIARDPEHNDVRKFALDRIHACAFPRPDRPFKIPQTWSLTEFTAGSVGVLRGDKAEICLRFEPEAAQYARSRLWRFPHEITEDPTDGSVQVRGTVAGLEEITWEVLRWGRYVTVLEPPELRNKVADEARLIASKYDSDQALQHETVPRY, encoded by the coding sequence ATGAAGACCTCAGACGCAGCAGATAAGAGACCCGCCAATCCGGCGCAACCATTACGCCGCACCGCTCCGGCTTCGCTGGATCACGACCGGTTTCGCCGCGTCACCAGGCTGCTTCAGATCGTTACCCTGCTGCAGTCGGGCAGGGGTTACAACCTGGCGGGCCTGGCGGCCGCCTGCGGCTGCTGCACGCGAACGATGCAGCGCGACCTCTCATACTGGCGCGAGTTGGGTGTGCCGATCGACTATGAGACCGACCGCAAATCCTATGTGCTGGCGGGGCCTCTTCCGTTCAAAGTGCTGGATATGACCGTGGCCGAGGCAACGGCCATCGCGCTGGCCGAGGGTTCCGCCATCGCGTCGGGCGGGCTGAGGATTGAGGACGGAATCTCCAGCGCGTTTGACAAGATCCGCGGCCTGGTGCCGGAGGAAGTCGCGGAGCGGCTTGACGGCATCCGGTCGTCGCTTCTGACGGTGGGTGAGGCGCGACGGGATTACTCGCACGCGCCGCTGACGGCCTTGCTGGATGCCTGCCGGCGCGGCTATACCGTTTCCATCGATTACAACTCCGTCTCCACCGGGCGGCGAACGCGGATGATCGAACCATACCGCGTGGCATACCTGAACGGGTTCTGGATGGTGATCGCCCGGGACCCGGAGCACAATGACGTGCGAAAATTCGCACTGGACCGGATTCACGCGTGCGCGTTCCCGCGCCCGGACCGGCCGTTCAAGATCCCTCAAACATGGTCCCTCACCGAGTTCACGGCCGGATCCGTGGGTGTTCTCCGCGGGGATAAAGCCGAGATATGCCTCCGGTTCGAGCCCGAGGCGGCGCAGTACGCACGATCGCGCCTGTGGCGGTTCCCGCACGAGATTACGGAGGACCCGACCGACGGGTCCGTGCAGGTGCGCGGGACGGTCGCGGGGCTCGAGGAGATCACCTGGGAGGTTCTCCGCTGGGGCCGCTATGTGACCGTGCTCGAGCCTCCGGAGCTGAGAAACAAGGTCGCCGATGAGGCGCGACTCATTGCCTCAAAATATGACAGCGACCAAGCCTTGCAGCACGAAACGGTGCCGCGGTACTAG
- a CDS encoding TIGR04053 family radical SAM/SPASM domain-containing protein, producing MTDFVPYTPDDFAHSPFVLFYEVTRACDLVCAHCRACAQPKRHPHELTHEQSEQLLTQIASFPKPPVLIFTGGDPMKREDIFDLVRFAVDKGLSTAMTPSATPLVTHEAILKLKEAGLTRLALSIDAADATTHDSFRGVPGSFDRTIEILNDAHSVGLPIQVNTTITRRNVDQVDAMAELFGQLGIVLWSIFFLVPVGRGLSEERVPAEKYEEVFERMWYHAQHQKYSLKTTEAHHYRRFVLERMGNPQYQPSGPAPGRIQRAPLGVNDGKGAMFVSHTGTVFPSGFMPIRCGKFPEQSVVDVYQNSETMQLLRDGDLLKGKCGACEYRQICGGSRARAYAVTQDPLASEPDCVYVPKVWREMEECLA from the coding sequence GTGACCGATTTTGTTCCGTACACACCGGACGATTTTGCCCATAGCCCATTTGTGCTCTTCTACGAGGTAACGAGGGCCTGCGACCTTGTTTGCGCCCATTGCCGGGCGTGCGCGCAGCCCAAGCGCCATCCGCACGAACTCACCCATGAGCAGTCGGAACAACTGCTCACCCAGATAGCCTCTTTTCCCAAGCCGCCCGTGCTGATCTTCACCGGCGGGGACCCGATGAAGCGCGAGGACATTTTTGACCTCGTCCGCTTCGCGGTTGACAAGGGCCTCAGCACCGCGATGACGCCGTCGGCGACGCCGCTGGTAACGCACGAAGCCATCCTGAAGCTAAAGGAAGCCGGTCTGACGCGACTGGCGCTGTCCATTGACGCGGCGGATGCGACGACGCACGACTCCTTCCGCGGCGTGCCCGGTTCCTTTGACCGCACGATCGAGATACTGAACGACGCGCACAGCGTTGGCCTGCCGATTCAGGTTAATACCACGATCACGCGGCGCAACGTGGACCAGGTCGATGCCATGGCGGAATTGTTCGGGCAGTTGGGGATCGTTCTGTGGTCGATTTTCTTCCTCGTTCCGGTAGGCCGCGGGCTTTCCGAGGAGCGTGTTCCGGCGGAGAAGTATGAAGAAGTATTTGAGCGCATGTGGTATCACGCTCAGCACCAGAAGTACAGCCTCAAGACCACCGAGGCGCACCACTACCGCCGCTTCGTTCTGGAGCGGATGGGCAACCCGCAGTATCAGCCGAGCGGGCCGGCGCCGGGCCGCATTCAGCGCGCCCCGCTGGGCGTGAACGACGGGAAGGGCGCGATGTTCGTGAGCCATACGGGGACGGTTTTCCCCAGCGGGTTTATGCCCATCCGCTGCGGCAAGTTCCCGGAGCAAAGCGTCGTTGATGTTTACCAGAACAGCGAAACCATGCAGTTGCTGCGCGACGGCGATCTGCTCAAGGGAAAATGCGGGGCTTGCGAATACCGCCAGATCTGTGGCGGAAGCCGCGCGCGTGCCTATGCGGTCACACAGGACCCTCTGGCGAGCGAACCCGATTGTGTGTATGTGCCCAAGGTCTGGAGGGAGATGGAAGAATGCTTAGCGTAA
- a CDS encoding radical SAM protein, whose product MLSVSNLLCDHAAGNERLRYGHIRGGKDGNLVDIDGFGGAPRPVVVWAVTKACNLRCVHCYASAGADPAPNELSHAEGIALLDDLKAFNVPAVLFSGGEPLSRADTPELIGYAQSIGISCTLSTNGLLIDDAMADRLQALGLTYVGISLDGTRPRHDKLRGMMGAYDGTLAAIDRCRARGIKVGVRFTVHALNQEDLDPLFDICLEHDVQRLCVYHLAYSGRGEGMTRVDLSAEQTRTVVDRIFERTQQYHDANYPLEVLTVGNHADAAYVLMHLEKSDPARAAQVRERLRGTGGNRSGCNISAIDPIGDVHYDQFSWHYTCGNVRDAKFSEIWSQATDERLAIMRDRRAYLPEKCQSCRFVDVCNGNLRTRAESATGDWLGMDPSCYLTDSEVAASAAETAAGYVTAS is encoded by the coding sequence ATGCTTAGCGTAAGCAACCTGCTGTGCGATCACGCCGCCGGAAACGAGCGGCTTCGATATGGCCATATCCGTGGCGGGAAAGATGGCAACCTCGTTGACATCGACGGTTTCGGCGGCGCGCCGCGCCCCGTGGTGGTGTGGGCCGTCACGAAGGCGTGCAACCTCCGCTGCGTGCACTGTTACGCGTCCGCCGGGGCCGACCCCGCGCCGAACGAACTGAGCCACGCTGAAGGCATCGCGCTGCTGGACGACCTTAAGGCGTTCAACGTGCCGGCGGTCCTTTTTTCGGGGGGAGAGCCGCTTTCCCGCGCCGACACGCCGGAATTGATCGGGTACGCCCAGTCGATCGGCATTTCCTGCACCCTCTCGACCAACGGGCTGCTCATCGACGACGCCATGGCGGACCGTCTCCAGGCGCTGGGCCTGACATACGTCGGGATAAGCCTCGACGGCACCCGTCCGCGCCACGACAAACTCCGCGGCATGATGGGCGCCTACGACGGCACCCTGGCCGCCATCGACCGCTGCCGGGCCCGCGGCATCAAGGTTGGCGTCCGGTTCACGGTTCACGCTTTGAACCAGGAGGACCTGGATCCGCTCTTCGACATCTGCCTGGAGCACGACGTGCAGCGGTTGTGCGTCTACCATCTGGCTTATTCGGGCCGGGGCGAGGGCATGACGCGCGTCGACCTGTCCGCGGAGCAGACACGGACGGTTGTGGACCGGATTTTCGAGCGTACGCAGCAGTACCACGATGCCAACTACCCGCTGGAGGTCCTGACGGTTGGCAACCACGCGGATGCGGCCTACGTTCTGATGCACCTCGAGAAGAGCGATCCGGCCCGGGCGGCCCAGGTGCGCGAGCGCTTGCGGGGCACCGGCGGCAACAGGAGCGGGTGCAACATCTCCGCCATCGATCCGATCGGGGACGTCCATTACGATCAGTTCTCGTGGCACTACACCTGCGGGAATGTGCGCGACGCGAAGTTCAGCGAGATCTGGTCGCAAGCCACGGATGAGCGACTGGCCATCATGCGGGACCGGCGCGCGTATCTGCCGGAGAAGTGCCAATCGTGCCGCTTTGTGGACGTGTGCAACGGGAATTTGCGCACACGGGCCGAATCGGCGACCGGAGACTGGCTTGGAATGGACCCAAGTTGCTATCTAACTGATAGTGAGGTAGCCGCGTCCGCCGCGGAGACCGCCGCAGGATATGTGACTGCCTCGTAG
- a CDS encoding c-type cytochrome — protein MNKSRFVMTLALATVAGTTLALPPFVGDFQKTYKVPAGSALAKANCATCHIGMTPKLNPYGQDLKKAMATLKTKKLTADVLKKIEKLDSDKDGVKNGVEIKKGTLPGDPKSK, from the coding sequence ATGAACAAGTCTCGTTTCGTGATGACGCTCGCCCTGGCCACCGTTGCGGGCACGACCCTGGCCCTGCCGCCGTTTGTCGGCGATTTCCAGAAGACGTACAAGGTTCCGGCAGGCTCCGCCCTCGCGAAGGCCAATTGCGCGACGTGCCACATTGGGATGACCCCCAAACTGAACCCGTACGGCCAGGATTTGAAGAAGGCTATGGCCACTTTGAAGACCAAAAAGCTCACGGCCGACGTTCTGAAGAAGATCGAGAAGCTCGATTCGGACAAGGACGGCGTGAAGAACGGCGTCGAGATCAAGAAGGGCACCCTCCCGGGAGATCCCAAGAGCAAATAA
- a CDS encoding cytochrome b/b6 domain-containing protein: MPQIYRRPRTWLVYALAGCTGVALLFGPRVSGQQASATPPIPRDDVKACLACHEQAMSDTVKAVNAAGLQTSPHKELKCQDCHQSITSAPHTPAMVKQKAQCVSCHGNQMAGSVMTDHPKDYAISVHARPDKVAGDHPTCVICHGGGDPHAVVAVSSLTAKDKAELCSKCHSQKDRMARYGVDPDAVSSYNESFHGKALLRFDLPNVATCTNCHHAHDVLSPKNAGASTNRANVAATCGGCHKGAKVNFAMSGANHLRLKAKESRVILWELWFFKIFVFSTLFMMILGVALDLRRKVFTRGHVPSAGKPVSVLVALGFMFTAAALAVATAGIPGARKCAIAAVVSMVLAFVVYYSRKRPVQAPTPTRTYPRLSVVLRWQHAILMTSFTMLAITGLPMRFASVSWVGSVYVLFGGLAGARGVHRFWALLMIFTAVWHIAYLLLQWKRSGFSRKNWTMLPNLQDVRDFIGVSKYYLGITHEEPAFGRYQFREKMDYMAEYWGVPVMVLSGFVMWFPIYWGNLLPESALSFAYIAHSYEATLAFLAIITWHMYNAHFNPDVFPANNVFYTGTLTEEQMRREHPLELEQLLRAENASGADKPEAKDPPSHGPDPAA; the protein is encoded by the coding sequence ATGCCTCAAATTTACCGCCGGCCACGCACGTGGCTCGTCTACGCGCTTGCCGGCTGCACCGGCGTCGCGTTGTTGTTCGGCCCCAGGGTGTCGGGGCAGCAGGCCTCCGCGACACCGCCCATCCCGCGCGATGATGTGAAAGCCTGTCTGGCGTGCCACGAACAGGCCATGTCGGACACCGTGAAAGCGGTGAACGCGGCCGGGCTGCAGACGTCCCCGCACAAAGAGCTGAAGTGCCAGGACTGCCATCAGAGCATCACTTCGGCGCCGCACACGCCGGCCATGGTCAAACAGAAGGCGCAATGCGTTTCGTGCCATGGCAACCAGATGGCCGGCAGCGTCATGACGGACCACCCGAAAGACTACGCGATCAGCGTGCATGCCCGCCCGGACAAAGTGGCGGGCGACCACCCGACCTGCGTCATCTGCCACGGGGGAGGCGATCCGCACGCGGTGGTGGCCGTCTCCTCGTTGACGGCCAAGGACAAGGCGGAGCTTTGCAGCAAGTGCCATAGCCAGAAGGACCGTATGGCCCGCTACGGCGTCGACCCGGACGCGGTTTCCTCCTACAACGAGAGTTTTCACGGAAAGGCGCTCCTCCGGTTCGACCTGCCGAACGTCGCTACCTGCACCAACTGCCATCACGCGCACGACGTGCTGTCTCCGAAGAACGCCGGCGCATCGACCAATCGCGCCAACGTTGCGGCCACCTGCGGAGGCTGCCATAAGGGCGCCAAGGTGAATTTCGCCATGTCCGGGGCAAATCACCTGCGGCTCAAAGCGAAGGAATCCCGCGTTATCCTCTGGGAACTGTGGTTCTTCAAGATCTTCGTGTTCAGCACGCTGTTCATGATGATCCTGGGTGTGGCGCTGGACCTTCGCCGCAAGGTGTTCACGCGGGGGCACGTTCCGTCCGCCGGGAAACCGGTGAGCGTGCTCGTGGCGCTCGGGTTCATGTTCACCGCCGCGGCCCTGGCTGTCGCGACGGCGGGCATCCCCGGGGCGCGAAAGTGCGCTATCGCCGCCGTGGTGTCGATGGTTCTGGCCTTCGTGGTTTATTACAGCCGCAAACGGCCGGTCCAGGCGCCGACGCCGACGAGAACCTACCCGAGGCTGTCCGTGGTTCTGCGATGGCAGCACGCGATTCTGATGACCAGCTTCACGATGCTGGCGATCACGGGGCTTCCCATGCGGTTCGCCAGCGTGTCCTGGGTTGGAAGCGTGTACGTTCTCTTCGGCGGCCTGGCCGGCGCACGAGGCGTCCATCGTTTCTGGGCCCTGCTGATGATCTTCACCGCGGTGTGGCACATCGCCTACCTGCTGCTCCAGTGGAAACGCTCCGGCTTCTCCCGCAAGAACTGGACGATGCTACCGAATTTGCAGGACGTGCGGGACTTCATCGGAGTGTCGAAGTACTACCTGGGGATCACGCACGAGGAGCCGGCGTTCGGCCGGTACCAGTTCCGTGAGAAGATGGACTACATGGCGGAGTACTGGGGCGTGCCGGTGATGGTGCTCTCGGGATTCGTGATGTGGTTCCCGATTTACTGGGGCAACCTCCTTCCCGAGTCGGCGTTGTCGTTCGCATACATCGCCCACTCGTACGAAGCCACCCTGGCGTTCCTGGCGATCATCACGTGGCACATGTACAACGCTCACTTCAACCCGGATGTCTTCCCCGCGAATAACGTGTTCTACACCGGCACGCTGACCGAGGAACAGATGCGCAGGGAGCACCCGCTTGAACTGGAGCAATTGCTCCGGGCCGAGAACGCGTCCGGCGCCGACAAGCCCGAGGCGAAGGATCCGCCGAGTCACGGGCCGGACCCGGCCGCCTAG